A segment of the Leptotrichia massiliensis genome:
GAAAAAATTTTGAAAATTTATAAACCGTATATTGAAAATACCACAATTACTTTTGAGTATGAAGTACCGACTATTGAGGAATTTAGAGAAAGAATTAGGGAAACTTTGGATGAATATCCGTATATTGTATGTGAATGTGGAAATGAGATTGCTGGATATGCTTATGCACATAAAATTTGGACTAGAGCTGCTTATCAGTGGGATGCTGAGCTTTCGGTCTATACCGATAAAAAGTTTGCTGGAAATGGAATTGGAAAAAAACTGTATAAAATTTTAATTGAAATATTACAATTACAGAATATTGTGAATGTTTATGGGCTTGTAACTTATCCTAACGAAAATAGTGAAAAGCTTCATGAGTATTTTGAGTTTAAAAAGGTTGCCTTTTTTGAGAAAACTGGATATAAATTTGGACAATGGATTGGTGTTACTTGGTTTGAAAAGGCAATAAATTTCCATTTTGAAAATCCTGTGTTAGTAAAGAAAATATCAGAAATTGATAAGAATAAGATAAAGAAAATTTTGGAATTATAAAAAATTAAATGTAAAACTTAATTATAAAAATAATTTTTCAAAAAATTTTAGCATATATAAAATTAAAATGTATTTTGCTTGTAATATGGAATTGATTAGCTTTTGATTGTCTTGTTTTAAAGGAGCTTGACGAGATTTTAAGTTTGTGTGTTAAACTACTTGAAAATCAGTGTAAAGAGTGGTATAATTCAAGTAGATAGAATTG
Coding sequences within it:
- a CDS encoding GNAT family N-acetyltransferase produces the protein MELKKENLVFRFATEDDAEKILKIYKPYIENTTITFEYEVPTIEEFRERIRETLDEYPYIVCECGNEIAGYAYAHKIWTRAAYQWDAELSVYTDKKFAGNGIGKKLYKILIEILQLQNIVNVYGLVTYPNENSEKLHEYFEFKKVAFFEKTGYKFGQWIGVTWFEKAINFHFENPVLVKKISEIDKNKIKKILEL